The following is a genomic window from Caldanaerobius fijiensis DSM 17918.
GTAGACAAATGGAAAGCTTTTGGATGGAATGTACTGGAAATAGATGGTCACAATTACGATCAAATAAGAGATGCAGTAAAAAAGGCAAAGGAGACAAAAGGTAAGCCCACAATGATAATAGCCCACACCGTAAAAGGCAAAGGGGTATCATTCATGGAAAACCAGGTAGGATGGCATGGCAGCGCGCCCAATGAAGAACAGATGGAGAGAGCACTTTTAGAATTGGGGGATGGAAATGAGCAATAAAATAGCGACAAGAGAATCTTACGGTAAAGCATTGGCAGAATTAGGAGAGACGAATAAAGATATAGTTGTTCTTGACGCCGATTTATCAAAATCCACCAAAACAGCAGATTTTGCAAAAAAATTTCCCGAGAGATTTTTCAATGTAGGCATATCAGAACAGGATCTCATGGGAACGGCGGCGGGTTTTGCTACGTGCGGGAAAATACCTTTTGCCAGTTCCTTTGCGATATTTGCCACAGGCAGGGCGTTTGAACAGATCAGGAATTCTATAGCTTATCCAAGGCTAAATGTAAAGATTGCAGCGACTCATGCGGGGATTACAGTAGGAGAAGACGGAGCGACTCACGAATCGGTAGAGGATATTGCTATAATGAGGGCGATACCTGGTATGGTCGTTATAAACCCGGCAGACGATGTAGAGACGAAAGCTGCGATAAAAGCGGCAGCAGAATACTATGGGCCTGTTTATATCCGATTAGGTAGATTGAGCGTACCTGTAATATACGAGGCTGATGGCTACAAATTCGAGATAGGGAAAGGCATCGTATTGAGAGAGGGAAGTGATGTAACCATAATAGCCACAGGGATAATGGTAGCGGCGGCGTTAGAGGCCCATGAAATATTAAAAAGCAAGGGGATAAGCGCAAAGGTCATCGATATACACACCATAAAACCTATTGATGAAGAGCTGATAATCAAATCGGCGTGGGAGACAGGAGCCATAGTGACGGCAGAGGAGCATAGTATAATAGGAGGATTGGGTTCGGCTGTTTGTGAGGTGGTCAGTGAAAGGGTTCCTGTTCCTGTAAGGCGCGTAGGAATAAAGGATCAGTTTGGACAGTCAGGTAAACCCGATGAGCTGTTGAAGCTATATCATCTTACTCCTGAGGATATTGTAAATGAGGTAATAGGGGTATTAAAATTAAAAAAGCGTGATTGATGCATTATGTTCCAGGCTTAGAGGCAAACTATAAAAGAATCTGATGATTCTTTTATAGTTTTTTTGTTAAAATAAAATATAATAATTATTAAAAAAAACTCTTTACAAATCAATAAAAATTATGTATACTAAGATTAGTAAAGAAAAATAATAAATACATAAAAATTATTAATTGGGGGTAATGAGTATGAGAGAGATGACAAAAGCAAATTTAGCTAATGCATTTGCAGGTGAAAGTCAGGCGCATATGAGATATTTAATTTTTTCTGATAAGGCCGAAAAAGAGGGTAAGGCTAATATTGCCAGATTGTTTAAAGCAATAGCTTATGCCGAACAGGTACACGCGACCAATCATTTTAAGACATTAGGTGAGTTGAGTGACACGAAGGACAATCTGGAAAAAGCTATCTCTGGAGAAAACTTTGAAGTAAATGAGATGTATCCAGCCTATGATGCAGTAGCAAATCTTCAGAGTGAAAAACAGGCTGTGAAGAGCATTCATTACGCTATAGAAGCGGAGAAAATTCACGAAAAGTTGTATTCAGAGGCCAGAGAAGCGGCAGTAAAGGATCAAGACATTAATATAGGCAAGGTCTATGTATGCCCGGTATGCGGATACACAGTGGTTGGTGAGGCACCGGATACATGCCCTATATGCGGCACTAAAAAGGAAATGTTCAAGGAGTTTTAAGCGAAGGTTAACCAAAAATAATGAGAGGAGAGTTGTAAAGTGGAAATAGGTCAGATATACAAATGCGATAAATGCGGTAATATCGTTGAAGTCCTGCATGTTGGTGGCGGAGATTTGATTTGTTGTGGTGAGCCGATGGTGTTGCTTCAGGAGAAATCAGGTGATACGGGTAAGGAAAAGCATATGCCTGTTATTGAGAGGGATGGCGATATAGTAACTGTAAAAGTAGGCAGCGTACTACATCCGATGGAGGAAAAACATTATATAGAGTTTATTGAACTTTATGCGGATGGGAAAATATATAGAAAAGATCTCAAGCCAGGAGATTTGCCTCAGGCACAATTTGAAGTAAAGGATGCTGTTGATGTAAGAGCAAGGTCATATTGTAACCTTCATGGTTTGTGGCGTTCATAAGATATTATTACAAAAAAGGTCCTTATAAAAGGACCTTTTTTGTATGTTTATATCAACCTTTTATTTTTAAATCTTTTTATAAAAAATGAGCTTTATAGTGATTTAAATATAATCTCATATCTACAGGAAAAATAATACCGAAATCGTTGTAAAACGAAGAATGAGAGAGTAATAAAGAGAAAAAGGACAAAAAGCCTGGGAAAACGAATGTATATGTGGTGATTTTAAAGTTGAACTATGAAAATATATGGTATATACTTATAATAGATTAACAAAAATAATTGCTTAAAATAAGATAAAATGTATAGGAAGTGAGGATTGATTTTTAAAAAAAAGAGGGTGATAAGCTTTTGAAAACGGTATAGTATCCACAAAAAATAAAACGTTTTAGGCAAGGGGTGAAATGATATGCTTTCAAAATTTGAAAAACGGGAACAAAGGTTATTTTACATTTTTATTGCTCCCTGGATTATAGGTTTTATAGTGTTTACACTGTATCCTTTACTCTCATCGCTTTACCTGAGCTTTACGCAATACGATATTGTAAACGCTCCGAAATATGTGGGCCTTCAGAATTTTAAAGATTTGTTTCATGACGAGCTTTTTTATAGATCTATTAAGGCAACGTTGTATTACACATTGGTAAGCGTTCCTGTAGGACTGATACTGTCGATATGTGTAGCACTTTTGGTCAACCAAAAGGTTCCGGGCCAGAGATTTTTCAGGACGGCAATATATCTCCCAACAGTTGTTGGCGGTGTTGCAATGTCGTTGCTCTGGTTGTGGATATTGAATCCTGATTTAGGTATATTAAATTATTTGTTGCAGAAGTTTTTCCATATAAAAGGACCTCAGTGGCTGTTGGATGAAAAATGGGCTATACCTTCATTGATACTTATGAGCTTATGGGGTGTAGGTCAGGGAATGGTTATTTTCCTAGCGTCACTTCAGGGGGTACCGAAATCGCTTTACGAAGCCGCTTTACTAGATGGAGCTAACAGCTGGCAGAGGTTCTGGAACGTTACGTTTCCGATGATTTCGCCTGTTGTATTGTTCCAGCTTATAACCGGCATTATAGGTTCGTTTCAGGTATTTACCCAGGCGTTTGTTATGACACAGGGTGGACCACATTATGCGACATTGTTCTACGTATATTACCTCTATCAGAATGCATTTAGCAATTTTAAAGTCGGTTATGCATCGGCTATGGCCTGGTTATTATTGGTATCGGTTGCTATATTGACTTACATTATTATGAAATTTTCAAACAGTTTTGTTTACTACGAAGGAGGGAAAAACTGATGATTAATCACGCATTGGATAGACCCGTTCATCCTGTTAAGAGGAAAAAGCGGATTGATATTGGTGCGATCATTGCTTTTATAGTATTAGTATTGTTTTCAATACTGATGTTGCTACCGGTTTTCTTCATGGTATCGACAGCTTTAAAGAGCGATTCAGAAATGCTGGTTTTCCCTCCTACGTGGATACCGCATCCTTTTGTGTGGAGTAACTTTACGAGGCTTTTTAGCGAGCTGGCTTTTGGAACGTACTTTAAAAATAGCATAATATACGCTGTATTTGCGGTACTGGGTGAATTGATTTCGTCGTCTCTGGTTGCTTATGGGTTTGCCAGGTTTAGGGCAAAGGGGAAAAACATTTTGTTTATGATATTATTATCAACAATGATGCTTCCATATCCGGCTGTTATGATCCCTCAGTTCTTGCTATTTAAGAAGCTGGGGTGGGTAGATACGCTACTTCCTTTAATTGTTCCAACCTATTTTGGATCAGCGTACTTGATATTCTTATTAAGACAGTTTTTCACCACATTGCCTGAAGAGCTATTTGAAGCAGCCAGACTGGATGGGTGCAGCGAATTCAGGATGTTCTGGCAGATAGCTTTACCGCTATCAGGCGCAGCATTGGCTACAGCGGCTATATTCTCCTTTGTGTACCACTGGAATAACCTGCTGGCACCGGTTATATACCTAAGCTCTGAGTCATCTTATACGCTGCCTATAGGGATGGCCAGCATGAGATCGCTTTATAGGATTGTACCGTGGAATTTGTTGATGGTAGCATCCATTTATGCAGTGTTGCCTATAGTACTTTTGTTCTTCTTCTTCCAGAGGTACTTTGTCGAAGGCATTGTTTTAACAGGGTCAAAAGGTTGATGATTTTTGAACCTTTTTGGGGGAGGTGATGTGGTTTACCAGTAGTAAATTGATATTTTGCAATAAGATCGACGACAAATTTATTATATGAAAAGGAGGAAAATTTGATGAAGAAACTGATATCAGTGGCACTTGTGTCAATGATGGTTCTTTCGGTTATTTTGGCAGGATGTTCATCAGGGTCCAAGACATCCTCAAGCAATACCAGCAATGGTGGGGGATCCAATAAAGTAGTCACGATTACTCATTATACAATAAACGCTCCGGATAAAATATTTATTAAAAAGCTGATTCCCGATTTTGAGAAGACCCATCCAAATATAAAAGTAAATGTGGTGGCAGTACCATGGGATCAGTTTGATCCAAAGTTACAGACGATGATCGCCGGCGGCAATCCACCTGATGTTACATCTCATTGGGGATCTGGCGGATTTATGGAATATTACAACAAAGGTATGTTGACGGATTTAACTCCTTTAATGAAAAAGAATAATTTTGACCCCGTTTCGATTGGGATTCCTCAAAAGGAATTGGATTCATATAACGTAAATGGAAAGCAGTATGGTATTCCTGTTTACGCATATGTTTCAGTGTTAGCTTACAATCAAGATTTATTTAAGAAAGCGGGATTGCCCAATCCTCCGTCAAGCTATGAGGATAAGAGCTGGACTTTTGACAAAATGGTTGAGTATGCGAAAAAATTAACCATTGTATCCAAAGATCCTTCAAAAGTACAGTACGGTTTAAACTGGGCATGGGGCTCTAATGATATGAACCCAATATACTTTGGCGCAAAGATTTATTCTGATGATACCTGGACAAACGGTGGAAAGCCATCGCAGAATTTCTTTGCCTCACCCGAAGCCACAAATGCTGTACAAAGGATAGCAGATCTTGTATGGAAGGATAAGGTGATGCCTTCACCTGCTATGTCTCAGGCTCTGGCCAGTGGCAGTGATGTGTTCTTCACAGGCAAGGTAGGAATGGAAGTCAATGGCGGGTGGGTATTGACGGGTGCCGGCAGTGTTAAATTTAAAGTAGGTGTCGCGGCAATACCTGTAGGTAACGATCCTAATGTGAGAGACGTAACGTATG
Proteins encoded in this region:
- a CDS encoding transketolase family protein; its protein translation is MSNKIATRESYGKALAELGETNKDIVVLDADLSKSTKTADFAKKFPERFFNVGISEQDLMGTAAGFATCGKIPFASSFAIFATGRAFEQIRNSIAYPRLNVKIAATHAGITVGEDGATHESVEDIAIMRAIPGMVVINPADDVETKAAIKAAAEYYGPVYIRLGRLSVPVIYEADGYKFEIGKGIVLREGSDVTIIATGIMVAAALEAHEILKSKGISAKVIDIHTIKPIDEELIIKSAWETGAIVTAEEHSIIGGLGSAVCEVVSERVPVPVRRVGIKDQFGQSGKPDELLKLYHLTPEDIVNEVIGVLKLKKRD
- a CDS encoding rubrerythrin family protein gives rise to the protein MREMTKANLANAFAGESQAHMRYLIFSDKAEKEGKANIARLFKAIAYAEQVHATNHFKTLGELSDTKDNLEKAISGENFEVNEMYPAYDAVANLQSEKQAVKSIHYAIEAEKIHEKLYSEAREAAVKDQDINIGKVYVCPVCGYTVVGEAPDTCPICGTKKEMFKEF
- a CDS encoding desulfoferrodoxin, encoding MEIGQIYKCDKCGNIVEVLHVGGGDLICCGEPMVLLQEKSGDTGKEKHMPVIERDGDIVTVKVGSVLHPMEEKHYIEFIELYADGKIYRKDLKPGDLPQAQFEVKDAVDVRARSYCNLHGLWRS
- a CDS encoding carbohydrate ABC transporter permease, with the translated sequence MLSKFEKREQRLFYIFIAPWIIGFIVFTLYPLLSSLYLSFTQYDIVNAPKYVGLQNFKDLFHDELFYRSIKATLYYTLVSVPVGLILSICVALLVNQKVPGQRFFRTAIYLPTVVGGVAMSLLWLWILNPDLGILNYLLQKFFHIKGPQWLLDEKWAIPSLILMSLWGVGQGMVIFLASLQGVPKSLYEAALLDGANSWQRFWNVTFPMISPVVLFQLITGIIGSFQVFTQAFVMTQGGPHYATLFYVYYLYQNAFSNFKVGYASAMAWLLLVSVAILTYIIMKFSNSFVYYEGGKN
- a CDS encoding carbohydrate ABC transporter permease; its protein translation is MINHALDRPVHPVKRKKRIDIGAIIAFIVLVLFSILMLLPVFFMVSTALKSDSEMLVFPPTWIPHPFVWSNFTRLFSELAFGTYFKNSIIYAVFAVLGELISSSLVAYGFARFRAKGKNILFMILLSTMMLPYPAVMIPQFLLFKKLGWVDTLLPLIVPTYFGSAYLIFLLRQFFTTLPEELFEAARLDGCSEFRMFWQIALPLSGAALATAAIFSFVYHWNNLLAPVIYLSSESSYTLPIGMASMRSLYRIVPWNLLMVASIYAVLPIVLLFFFFQRYFVEGIVLTGSKG
- a CDS encoding ABC transporter substrate-binding protein; translation: MKKLISVALVSMMVLSVILAGCSSGSKTSSSNTSNGGGSNKVVTITHYTINAPDKIFIKKLIPDFEKTHPNIKVNVVAVPWDQFDPKLQTMIAGGNPPDVTSHWGSGGFMEYYNKGMLTDLTPLMKKNNFDPVSIGIPQKELDSYNVNGKQYGIPVYAYVSVLAYNQDLFKKAGLPNPPSSYEDKSWTFDKMVEYAKKLTIVSKDPSKVQYGLNWAWGSNDMNPIYFGAKIYSDDTWTNGGKPSQNFFASPEATNAVQRIADLVWKDKVMPSPAMSQALASGSDVFFTGKVGMEVNGGWVLTGAGSVKFKVGVAAIPVGNDPNVRDVTYVDPLFILKGSKHPDEAFQWIMYLLQKDVQEKSVKLSGGTPPANTNALEAYYNNFPTINKDDLKNVVEGGLKYGTESYNHLITNYTQIRTLVDNEINQVLNGKKKASEVTPGLQQKLNDLFKNNK